The following are encoded together in the Arcticibacterium luteifluviistationis genome:
- a CDS encoding SGNH/GDSL hydrolase family protein, whose protein sequence is MKRVVYSLIVFVFTLLIAEVVLLFFVKLPDPYAHLRVNSHSTGEVIRLQNSRNSDFAFLFRPNELFPLDASVVNDIHINNYGFRHNDDVDTSKNEFSIYAIGGSTTQGYDYPYDQTWCQIVEKKLEKSTNRSINVYNGGTAGSAMVDHIALLQNRVIHLNPDMVILFSGVNDLNVLLGDNNLHRFDDIHESSELVNWPKLLLGKSAIFRLAYNARNKLKTKSPSLVNLIERKHRAIPDSMSIQFSDHLLPSLITNKLPLGTPPQVNLSYYKKMVTSFVGICKANDIPVVVMTQPTTWNTKDTTLLKYHWMNKNKEFKFSKEFMQGTMDTMNKDVSEIASNQEIPVIKLDEEIPNTGEYFYDDCHFTPKGSVFVGETVARYITENNLIPIK, encoded by the coding sequence ATGAAAAGAGTAGTTTACAGCTTAATAGTATTTGTATTTACGCTTCTGATAGCAGAAGTGGTACTACTATTTTTTGTAAAACTACCAGACCCTTATGCCCATTTAAGAGTAAACTCACATTCAACTGGTGAAGTAATTAGGCTACAAAATAGTAGAAATTCAGATTTCGCTTTCCTTTTTCGCCCAAATGAGCTTTTCCCTTTAGACGCAAGTGTAGTCAATGATATTCATATCAATAATTATGGCTTCAGACACAATGATGACGTCGACACTAGCAAAAATGAGTTTAGCATCTATGCCATAGGCGGAAGTACTACGCAAGGCTATGACTATCCCTATGACCAAACTTGGTGTCAGATAGTAGAAAAAAAACTAGAGAAAAGTACTAATCGTTCTATAAATGTATACAATGGCGGTACAGCTGGTTCGGCCATGGTTGACCATATTGCTCTACTTCAAAATAGGGTAATTCATTTAAATCCAGACATGGTCATTCTCTTTTCAGGAGTCAATGATTTGAATGTTCTTCTTGGAGACAATAATTTACATCGTTTTGATGATATTCACGAATCCAGTGAACTAGTAAATTGGCCGAAACTTTTATTGGGTAAATCAGCAATCTTCAGATTAGCTTATAATGCCAGAAATAAATTAAAAACTAAATCTCCGAGTCTGGTCAATTTAATCGAAAGAAAGCACAGAGCCATACCAGACAGTATGTCTATTCAGTTTTCTGACCATTTACTACCTTCTCTAATTACTAATAAACTTCCTTTAGGAACACCTCCGCAAGTGAACCTTAGTTACTATAAAAAGATGGTGACTTCATTTGTAGGTATTTGTAAAGCGAATGATATCCCTGTGGTAGTTATGACCCAACCAACCACATGGAACACAAAAGACACAACGCTTCTCAAATACCATTGGATGAACAAAAATAAGGAGTTTAAATTCTCCAAAGAATTCATGCAAGGTACTATGGATACGATGAACAAAGACGTATCAGAGATAGCCTCTAACCAAGAAATACCAGTTATTAAACTAGATGAAGAAATTCCAAATACTGGGGAGTACTTCTATGATGACTGTCATTTTACACCAAAAGGCTCTGTATTTGTAGGAGAAACAGTAGCCCGTTATATCACCGAGAATAATTTAATACCCATTAAATAA